The stretch of DNA TTACGCCCGGCCCGGGCCAGATTTTGGTGAAAACCGAAGCTTGCGGTGTCTGCCACACCGACCTGCATGCGCGCAACGGCGACTGGCCGCTCAAACCGACGCTGCCATTTACGCCTGGCCATGAGGGCGTCGGCATTGTTACCGCGCTCGGCCTCGGGGTGACGGCGGTGAAGGAAGGGGACCGCGTCGGCGTGCCCTGGCTTTATTCGGCCTGCGGCCATTGCGAGTTCTGCCTGGCGGCGCAGGAGCCGGTCTGCGCTCAGGCACAGTTTGGCGGCTACACGAAAAACGGCGGCTTTGCCCAGTACATTCTCGCCGATCCGAACTACGTCGCGCACATCCCGGCTCACCTGGCGGCCAAGGATGCGGCGCCCTTGATCTGCGCAGGTATCACCTCGTACAAGGGCGTCAAGGAAACCCAGGCCCGGCCGGGAGAATGGATTGTCATTTCGGGCATCGGCGGGCTGGGACATTTGGGGGTGCAATACGCCAAGGCGATGGGGCTGCACGTATGCGCGGTGGATATCGACGATGGCAAACTCGAACACGCCAAGCGCCTGGGTGCCGATGCGGTGGTCAATGCCAGGAACGGTGACCCGGTGGCTGCCGTGGTCAAGGCCACGAGCGGCGGCGCCCACGGTGTGCTGATCACGGCCCCGTCACTGCCTGCCTTCGAACAAGGCGTCGGAATGACGCGCAAGCACGGCACCTGCGTGCTGGTGGGTATTCCTGCGGGCGAGTTTCCGACGCCACTGTTCGATGTGGTGGCCAACTGCATCACCATCCGTGGTTCCTTTGTCGGAAATCGACGCGATATGGCCGAGGCGCTTGCATTCGCCGCCGAAGGCAAGGTCAAGGCCGACATCGAGTTGCAGCCGCTGTCGGCCATCAACAAGGTTTTCGAGCGGCTGGGAAAGGGCGAGGTGCCTTCACGGGTGGTGCTTGACTTCTCGCTTCGGTGAGACAGGCACGGAAAGTTTCAAACAGCCGTTGCAAGCGTACGTGGCGTAGCAGATTAACTGATCTTAGGAGCTTAAAATGACGGGCGCATATTGGAATGAATGGTACTCGGGTTGGGGTTGGTTCTTGTGGTTTGGCATCATGATTCTCTTATTCTCCAGCGCTGGGAATTGGGGCTACACCTACCGTGTACACAGGAACTACGGCGGCCCCAATGGCAAGAGCGCGCAGGACATCCTGAATGAGCGCTATGCGCGTGGCGAAATCAGCCACGAGGAATACGCCCGCATGAAGGCAGCCATCTCGGCATAATTGATCTGCCTGCGCCATCAAGCGCTTGGGCGTCTCGCGGCACCCTTCTGAACGAGGAGCAATTCCAATGAACACCCGAGCCAGCCATGCCAAGGCGAGGACGCGGCCAGCGAGGTTC from Bordetella sp. FB-8 encodes:
- a CDS encoding zinc-dependent alcohol dehydrogenase — translated: MTQKMQAAQVEQFGKPLVLKELDVLTPGPGQILVKTEACGVCHTDLHARNGDWPLKPTLPFTPGHEGVGIVTALGLGVTAVKEGDRVGVPWLYSACGHCEFCLAAQEPVCAQAQFGGYTKNGGFAQYILADPNYVAHIPAHLAAKDAAPLICAGITSYKGVKETQARPGEWIVISGIGGLGHLGVQYAKAMGLHVCAVDIDDGKLEHAKRLGADAVVNARNGDPVAAVVKATSGGAHGVLITAPSLPAFEQGVGMTRKHGTCVLVGIPAGEFPTPLFDVVANCITIRGSFVGNRRDMAEALAFAAEGKVKADIELQPLSAINKVFERLGKGEVPSRVVLDFSLR
- a CDS encoding SHOCT domain-containing protein, coding for MILLFSSAGNWGYTYRVHRNYGGPNGKSAQDILNERYARGEISHEEYARMKAAISA